In Labilibaculum sp. DW002, the genomic window GTAGAAGATTTTAAAATCATTGAGATTAAAGAGAACGATGAGCTTTTAATGCACTTTCTAGATTTTTACAAAAAAGACATCAATGGTTTTTTTCCTGATTTTACAATGCAGAAAGGTCAACTTGGTATGTTCGTATTAAGAGATATGGCAGTAGCTGGGATTTTTATTGGGACGCTGCAAAAACAGGAATTACGTATCGAGTTAGATTATGCTCTACCTCAATATCGAGATTTTAAGGTTGGAAGTTACCTATACAAGCAATTAAGCAACATTTTGCATTTACATGATATTAACTCTGTTTATTGCGATACAGGCGCAAATCTTAAGTACATGGAGAAAATGGGATTTGAATCTAACTTGCAAGATGGAAAGTCTATAATGCGAAAATCATTAAAAAAGCCCTCTTAAAGGGCTTTTTTTATTTATCTAATTTGTCGGCATCCGTTGCCCCACTATCTTTTTTTCGACCCGATTCATTCAAAGCCTTATTAAGAATCCATTCGATTTGTCCATTGGAACTCCGAAATTCATCAGCAGCCCACTTCTCCAATTTCTTGTAGATTTCTGGATCTAAACGCAAAACAAAGGATTTTTTTTTCGCCATATTAAATAATTATTGATACAAACTACCTGTATTTAAAACAGGTGTAGCATCTTTATCTGAGCAAAGAACAACCATTAAACTGCTCACCATTGTAGCTTTCTTCTCCTCATCAAGTTCAATTACATCTTTTTCTTTCAATTGCTCAAGAGCCATTTCAACCATACTTACTGCACCTTCTACAATTTTGAATCGAGCCGCTACGACAGCAGTTGCTTGCTGACGACGCAACATTGCTCCAGCAATTTCAGCTGCATATGCTAAGTAATTAATTCTAGCCTCCATCACTTCGATACCAGCAATTGCCAATCTCTCAGACAGCTCTCTCTCCAATAGTTCGCTTACTTCATTTCCTCCTGATCGTAGTGTAATTTCTGCCATTTCATCTTCGAAATTATCATATGGATACGATCCAGCCATACCTCGAATTGCTGCCTCTGATTGGATTGCTACAAAATTCGCATAATCATTAACATCAAAAGTTGCCTTATAGGTATCTTTAACTCTCCAAACCAGAACAACACCAATCATTATTGGATTACCTATCTTATCATTCACCTTTATCGGATCACTATCAAGATTGCGTGCTCGCAAAGATACTTTTCTCTTCGAAAAAAATGGATTAACCCAGAAAAAACCATTGCCTAAAATAGTTCCTTTATAGGCTCCAAACAGTACCAAAACCGAAGTTTCGTTTGGATTTACGATCGTAAAACCAGGAATGCATCCTATTACCAAAGGAATTAGAATAACAAAAAACGGATTCTTTATTAGTACCAATCCGAAAATACCAATTACCAGCATAGTAAGAACAAGGAAAACCATTAAAAATCCGGATTTTGCAGAATAACTCTTTTCTTCTTTCATAATTATTTAGTTTGATATCATTTTGATATCAATATACAACTATTTTTTAAATTAGAAAAAAGAAGCAAAAAAAAAGGCTGAAGTAAATTACTTCAGCCTTCTTATTAGTTTAATGTGATTTCTGCAAGATCTGGAATTTTCAGATTTACATTTTTAGTGGATTGACGAAATCCCAAAATACGATGGACAAGGTTTGACTTTGCATCAACCCTATGCTTATCTAAATAATCAATCAAATCATTAGATTCAAAAACATCAGAATCACCTATTCGATCCATTAGATTAAAGATTTCTTGTCCAGCATTTTTACAGTCTAATTTAAAAAGAGTATAAACATTATCCATAGGCAAATAAAATTTTCATTTCCCTTATAACGCGCTACAAACTTTTTTATTATCCAAAAACAAAAAAGACTGAAAAACTTAAGCTTTTCAGTCTAATTATATCATATCCTTTTTATTGGAAGGTCAAACTCATCTTTCGATCCTCAATTGTCTTCCTCATATTAATTAAAGCATACCTCATTCGGCCAAGGGCAGTATTAATACTCACATCTGTTTGGTCTGCAATTTCTTTAAAACTCAAACCTTTATAGTGTCGAAGAATAACAACTTCTTTCTGATCATCTGGTAATTCATCTACCAAACTACGAATGTCTGAATGAATCTGATCTCGAATCAGTTCATCCTCGTAATTCCCTTCACAATATTTTGAAGAGTTAAAAATATCCAATTCATAATCGTCTTTCGAAAAAGTATTATTTTGCTTTTCTTTTCGAAAATGATCGATAATTAAATTGTGACCAATTCTCAGCACCCAAGCTAAAAATTTACCATTGTCTTGATATTTGCCCATACGGAGCGATCGGATTACCTTTATAAAGGTATCCTGAAATAAGTCCTCGGAAAGCTGATGATTTTTTACGATTAGATAAATATACGTATATACTCTATCCCGGTGACGGGTTATTAGCACATCAATACTATCATGATTACCATCAATGAATTGCTTAACGAGATCATAATCGGTAGGATTATTTTTTCTCAATTTCACAGCTATTTTAAATTAAACAGTGTAAAAATTACTCGATAAGCAGATCTCCTTTTTTAATTGATGGTGAATAAATATGTCTTACAATATGCAATAAACTAATTTTTAATGAGATTTGAAAATGTTTAGAAGTTAAATAACTTTGTAGATTCGTTTTTAGCAATGATACAGGAGACCGAATTTGCACTCGGGTGGAGAATATGACAGAAAAAAATTCAGAAAAATACATCTATATAAAAGGAGCTAAGGTCCATAATTTAAAAAATATTGACTTAAAAATTCCTCGCAATAAGTTTATTGTAGTTACAGGACTTTCCGGTTCTGGAAAATCATCTTTAGCATTTGATACGCTTTATGCAGAAGGTCAGCGTCGTTATGTTGAAAGTTTATCAGCTTATGCACGTCAATTCCTTGGTCGAATAAATAAACCAGAAGTAGACTATATAAAAGGGATACCACCTGCTATTGCCATTGAACAAAAGGTAAACACCCGCAACCCTCGTTCAACCGTAGGTACTTCTACAGAAATATATGATTATCTGAAACTTCTGTTCGCAAGAGTTGGAAAAACCTACTCTCCTATTTCGAATAAGTTAGTTAAAAGACATTCGATTACTGATGTTGTAAATTACATTCTAAAACAGAAAGAAGATGTACCTGTTATGATTCTTGCAGAAATGCACAATGGTGACAGAAGTAAAAAAGAGCAGCTAGAGGTTCTCTCTCAACAAGGTTTTTCGAGAATTGAAATTGATGGTAAAGCACATAAAATATTTGAGGCAATTGAAAATCCGGATCTTCTTAAAATAGATGAACCAATTCATATTGTCATAGATCGAATTCGAGTTTCCTCTGATGAAGATACACAAAACAGAATTGCAGACTCCTTACAAACTGCTTTTTATGAAGGTAAAGGTGAATGCCTATTGTCAATTGACTCAAGCACCAATTACAAATCCTTTTCAAATCGTTTTGAAGCAGATGACTTGACATTCGAAGACCCTAATACACACACATTCAGTTTTAATAATCCAGTTGGTGCTTGTCCTAAATGTGAAGGTTTTGGAAAAGTTATTGGAATTGATGAAGATCTTGTGATTCCAAACAAAACCTTAAGTGTGTACGAAGATGCTGTTGTGTGCTGGAAAGGTGAGAAAATGAAAAAGTGGAAAGAAGTTCTGATCTTTGCTGCTGACAAATTCGATTTCCCTATTCACAAACCTTTCTTCGAGCTTAGCGAAAAACAAAAACAATTACTTTGGACTGGGAATAAACATTTTAAAGGTCTGAACGCGTTCTTCGCCTATGTGGAATCGAAACAATACAAAATCCAATATAGAGTGATGCTTTCACGATATCGTGGTAAAACAACTTGTCCCGATTGTAGAGGAACACGATTAAAAAAAGAAGCAGGATACATTAAAATTGAAGGCATGAGTATTCAGGATTTAGTTCTGATGCCATTAAACCAACTAAAGGAATTCTTTCAAAACTTAACGCTTAACCAAACAAATGAAAAAATTGCTAGCCGCCTATTAATTGACATTAATAATCGCATCAATTTTTTATCTGATGTTGGACTTGGATATCTTACCTTAAACCGGTTATCCAGTAGCCTTTCGGGTGGAGAATCACAACGAATTAACCTGGCAACCTCATTAGGCAGTAGCCTTGTTGGATCACTATATATATTAGATGAACCCAGCATTGGACTACATTCCAGAGATACGGAACTTCTTATTAAGGTACTAAGGCAATTGCGCGACTTGGGAAACACGGTTATTGTTGTTGAACATGATGAAGACATTATTCTAGCAGCTGATGAACTAATTGATATAGGACCATATGCTGGCAGACTTGGAGGCGAGGTTGTTTTTCAAGGAAACTTAAAGGAGCTTAAGAGTTCGACCGATAGCTTAACTGCTAAATACATTTCAAAAACAATGGCTATTCCTGTTCCTGAAACCCGCAAAAAATGGAATAACTATATTGAAATTCTTGGTGCAAGAGAGAATAACTTAAAGTCTTTAGACATCAAGTTTCCTTTAAACACAATGACTTTGGTAACTGGTGTTAGTGGATCTGGAAAATCATCATTAATTAAAACGATCCTCTACCCTGCTCTTAAAAAACATTATGGCGGCTATTCAGACAAAAGTGGACATTTTGATGCATTAAAAGGGGATCTACATATGATCAGCAATGTTGAGTTTGTTGATCAAAACCCAATCGGTAAATCATCTCGATCGAATCCCGTAACCTATCTTAAAGCATACGATGAGATTCGAAAGTTATATGCAGAACAACAAGCCTCAAAATACAGTGGTTTTAAATCTGCTCATTTCTCATTTAATATTGATGGTGGCCGATGTGACGAATGTCAAGGAGAAGGAATTATAAAGGTAGAAATGCAATTTATGGCTGATGTTTATTTACAATGTGAAAGTTGTAAAGGGCGCCGATTCAAAGATGATATTCTTGATGTCAGATATCGTGAAAAGAACATACACGATATTTTGGAGATGACTGTAAACGAAGCGACTGAATTCTTCATGGCATCGGATGGAAGAACAGAGAAAAAAATTGCACAACGATTAAAACCCTTAGTGGATGTCGGTCTAGGTTATGTAAAGCTTGGTCAAGCATCAAGCACGTTAAGTGGTGGTGAAAGCCAAAGAGTAAAACTAGCTTCATTCTTGGCAAAAGAGAAAGCTGAGCCTTGCCTTTTCATATTCGATGAACCAACCACAGGTCTTCATTTCCATGACATTAATAAGTTAATGGATGCTTTCAATGCTCTTATTGCAAGAGGTCATAGTTTGATCGTTATTGAACACAATATGGAAGTTATAAAGTGTGCCGATTGGATTATTGACTTGGGGCCTGATGGCGGAAATAAAGGTGGACAAGTTGTTTTTGAAGGAATACCTGAAGATGCCGTAAAATGTTCCAAATCTTATACTGGACAATACTTACAAGATAAATTATAAAAAAAAAAGGTTCCTAATAGGAACCTTTTTTTTTATAATTCAATACCAAATAGAATAGAAATGCATCCATTTTCTAAGTTCTTTTCAGGATCTTCATCTTTTACAAAACGAATAGAAATAACAAGTGTTTTGGATGTTTCTAAAGTGAAATCATAAAAATCAACATACGCACTTTCTTGATTATCGAAAAGTAAATTATTGTCTGTATCCTTTACTTGAAAATGAATGGTAGGCAAGTTTTCTTCCTTCCCCACAACAATTCGATACTTTTGACCAACAAAAAAGGCTTTGTGTATTTCAACCTCTTCCTCTTCATTCAAAAAAGCACCATTGTAATTTCCATCATGAGCATAATTTTGCAATTTCGGTTTGCAAATTTCCTTTGCAAAATCCCGACATTGAGTATATCCAATATTTACATTGAAAAATAATAAAAGTAGAACTGTAATAATTGTATACTTCATAAAATAATACTTACAATTTACGTTTTAATGACTTTATATTATTGAACTAAATATTCTCTCATTTCACCAACTTTAGCAACTAACTGAACAAAAACCAGAGAATCAACAGATTCTCTAAAGTCATTAGTCTCTTCAGAATTAGTATTCTTTACGCATCTATCAAAAAGTTTTTCCAACTGCAATACATCCATATAAATAGGTTTTATTGTTGGATCAGACTGATTATCTCTTAATACAGTTTTGATACTTTCAAGAGACAATTTTTGATCTAATATTTGTTTGATTAAAAGCTGGTGAGATTCTTCGTCTAAAGAAACACTTTGAGTAGCCAGATAAATACTTTCAACCCAACCTCCAATTAGCATTAAAGCTGCCAAGGAGTATCGATCTTGCTCTCGCAATTGATCACTTGATTCCATATAAATTTCAGAAATGATATCGACAATCAAATCTTTATTGGTTACGTTATTTTCTAAGGTATTAATCTTCTCCTGATCAACCGTTCTAAGAACACCTAAGGACTCTGCCAAGTTACGCGCAACATTTATATATTCTATCGATATTTGATATTGCTCGTTTAGGCTAGCATAACTAAGATCGGCACAATACACTCCCAATGCAATGGCTCTTGACGGACTTGTTGAGTAACCAGGCAAGTTTTCTGTGCTATTCAATAAATTTTCCTGAAAATGAACTCCTGATTTTTTTATCAAAATGGAAATTTCAATTGGGCTTGGTAAAACGAAAAAAATTCGTTTCATTTTTTCTGTATTCTCTTCCATTAACTGGTGTTCCAGCATCTGTTCTTCGGTAATTTTATCCTTATTTTTTGATGAGAATAAATTACACGAAGAAAACAGCAACAAAATACAAATACACGAAATAATAATTCTCATAGT contains:
- a CDS encoding Arc family DNA binding domain-containing protein, with translation MAKKKSFVLRLDPEIYKKLEKWAADEFRSSNGQIEWILNKALNESGRKKDSGATDADKLDK
- a CDS encoding SPFH domain-containing protein: MKEEKSYSAKSGFLMVFLVLTMLVIGIFGLVLIKNPFFVILIPLVIGCIPGFTIVNPNETSVLVLFGAYKGTILGNGFFWVNPFFSKRKVSLRARNLDSDPIKVNDKIGNPIMIGVVLVWRVKDTYKATFDVNDYANFVAIQSEAAIRGMAGSYPYDNFEDEMAEITLRSGGNEVSELLERELSERLAIAGIEVMEARINYLAYAAEIAGAMLRRQQATAVVAARFKIVEGAVSMVEMALEQLKEKDVIELDEEKKATMVSSLMVVLCSDKDATPVLNTGSLYQ
- a CDS encoding RNA polymerase sigma factor, which translates into the protein MRKNNPTDYDLVKQFIDGNHDSIDVLITRHRDRVYTYIYLIVKNHQLSEDLFQDTFIKVIRSLRMGKYQDNGKFLAWVLRIGHNLIIDHFRKEKQNNTFSKDDYELDIFNSSKYCEGNYEDELIRDQIHSDIRSLVDELPDDQKEVVILRHYKGLSFKEIADQTDVSINTALGRMRYALINMRKTIEDRKMSLTFQ
- the uvrA gene encoding excinuclease ABC subunit UvrA, whose translation is MTEKNSEKYIYIKGAKVHNLKNIDLKIPRNKFIVVTGLSGSGKSSLAFDTLYAEGQRRYVESLSAYARQFLGRINKPEVDYIKGIPPAIAIEQKVNTRNPRSTVGTSTEIYDYLKLLFARVGKTYSPISNKLVKRHSITDVVNYILKQKEDVPVMILAEMHNGDRSKKEQLEVLSQQGFSRIEIDGKAHKIFEAIENPDLLKIDEPIHIVIDRIRVSSDEDTQNRIADSLQTAFYEGKGECLLSIDSSTNYKSFSNRFEADDLTFEDPNTHTFSFNNPVGACPKCEGFGKVIGIDEDLVIPNKTLSVYEDAVVCWKGEKMKKWKEVLIFAADKFDFPIHKPFFELSEKQKQLLWTGNKHFKGLNAFFAYVESKQYKIQYRVMLSRYRGKTTCPDCRGTRLKKEAGYIKIEGMSIQDLVLMPLNQLKEFFQNLTLNQTNEKIASRLLIDINNRINFLSDVGLGYLTLNRLSSSLSGGESQRINLATSLGSSLVGSLYILDEPSIGLHSRDTELLIKVLRQLRDLGNTVIVVEHDEDIILAADELIDIGPYAGRLGGEVVFQGNLKELKSSTDSLTAKYISKTMAIPVPETRKKWNNYIEILGARENNLKSLDIKFPLNTMTLVTGVSGSGKSSLIKTILYPALKKHYGGYSDKSGHFDALKGDLHMISNVEFVDQNPIGKSSRSNPVTYLKAYDEIRKLYAEQQASKYSGFKSAHFSFNIDGGRCDECQGEGIIKVEMQFMADVYLQCESCKGRRFKDDILDVRYREKNIHDILEMTVNEATEFFMASDGRTEKKIAQRLKPLVDVGLGYVKLGQASSTLSGGESQRVKLASFLAKEKAEPCLFIFDEPTTGLHFHDINKLMDAFNALIARGHSLIVIEHNMEVIKCADWIIDLGPDGGNKGGQVVFEGIPEDAVKCSKSYTGQYLQDKL